In one window of Streptomyces sp. FXJ1.172 DNA:
- a CDS encoding alkaline phosphatase family protein: MRGVRWRQVTRQVTRQIGRSITVWAASTATMLVLAGLLPDFQLQSPDGDSATRIAITAACGAGAFGVLSAVAWPLLVRLLLLVPALVLGLLVFFLNGSLLLLALRINPSGRGAVAPQTAVIVAAVMSAVASATGAALAVRDDETYRRRLHRLATRRRRSDPPCPTTPGLVLVQLDGVGHDVLTAAVRKGLMPTVDRWLSTGDGIRPTADDVRTVDDMQSTVDRQKADGVRPTHRLTPWRTDWSSQTGASQLGILHGSTFDVPAFRWYEKDRGEVMVCNRPTSAAELQRRAILHTGDRGLLTVDGASRGNLFSGGAGEQALVLSIAARRRSRENRSRAGYFAYFSDPAGAVRTALSFVAEVAREIGQSTRARLRGQRPRVGRGGLYPLVRAFATVVERDVVVAAVMGDMLAGRTVVYADLVAYDEVAHHSGPHSRDAEKVLQRLDRALALLERVAEHAPRPYRIVVLSDHGQSPGETFRARYGLTLGDLVRAGCGLPVPRRAGRTHSGAEARAAVRAALRRPVEEKSGRHRPVRGREPIVLASGNLGLVSFPDVHHRMTKEEIDARHPALLSTLADHPGIGFLLVRSEEHDGVVLGAHGVEIPLAALDGEPGPLARFGPGAADAVRRTHSFPHTADIMVNSAHEPADGEVLAFEEQIGSHGGLGGAQSRPFLLSPLDLSAPVGEREELAGAEHVHRVLRRWLRELHGPESPLTATATATATAEEEERVA; this comes from the coding sequence ATACGAGGCGTGCGATGGCGGCAGGTCACCCGGCAAGTCACCCGGCAGATCGGACGGAGCATCACCGTATGGGCGGCCTCCACCGCCACCATGCTGGTCCTCGCCGGCCTCCTGCCCGACTTCCAGCTCCAGTCCCCCGACGGCGACAGCGCCACCCGGATCGCCATCACCGCCGCCTGCGGCGCCGGCGCCTTCGGCGTCCTGTCGGCCGTGGCCTGGCCGCTCCTGGTCCGGCTCCTGCTCCTCGTCCCCGCCCTCGTCCTCGGCCTGCTCGTCTTCTTCCTCAACGGCTCCCTGCTGCTGCTCGCCCTGCGCATCAACCCCTCCGGCCGCGGCGCCGTCGCCCCGCAGACCGCCGTCATCGTGGCCGCCGTGATGTCCGCCGTCGCCTCGGCCACCGGCGCCGCCCTCGCCGTACGCGACGACGAGACCTACCGCCGCCGCCTGCACCGCCTCGCCACCCGCCGCCGCAGATCCGACCCGCCCTGCCCCACCACCCCCGGCCTGGTCCTCGTCCAACTCGACGGCGTGGGCCACGACGTCCTCACCGCCGCGGTCCGCAAGGGGCTGATGCCGACGGTGGACCGTTGGCTGTCGACGGGCGACGGTATACGGCCGACAGCCGACGACGTGCGGACGGTCGACGATATGCAGTCGACCGTCGACCGGCAGAAGGCCGACGGTGTGCGGCCCACCCACCGCCTGACCCCCTGGCGCACCGACTGGTCCAGCCAGACCGGTGCCAGCCAGCTCGGCATCCTCCACGGCAGCACCTTCGACGTGCCCGCGTTCCGCTGGTACGAGAAGGACCGCGGGGAGGTGATGGTGTGCAATCGGCCGACGAGCGCCGCCGAACTCCAGCGCCGCGCCATACTGCATACAGGCGACCGTGGACTGCTCACCGTCGACGGAGCCAGCCGCGGCAACCTCTTCAGCGGCGGTGCCGGCGAACAGGCCCTCGTGCTGTCCATCGCCGCCCGCCGCCGCAGCAGGGAGAACCGTTCCCGCGCCGGCTACTTCGCCTACTTCTCCGACCCCGCGGGCGCCGTCCGCACCGCCCTGTCCTTCGTCGCCGAAGTGGCCCGCGAGATCGGCCAGTCCACCCGCGCCCGGCTGCGCGGACAGCGCCCCCGGGTCGGCCGCGGCGGCCTGTACCCCCTCGTGCGGGCCTTCGCCACCGTCGTCGAACGGGACGTCGTCGTCGCCGCGGTGATGGGCGACATGCTCGCCGGCCGCACCGTCGTCTACGCCGACCTGGTCGCCTACGACGAGGTCGCCCACCACTCCGGCCCGCACAGCCGGGACGCCGAGAAGGTCCTGCAACGCCTCGACCGGGCCCTCGCCCTGCTGGAGCGGGTCGCCGAACACGCCCCCCGCCCCTACCGCATCGTCGTCCTCTCCGACCACGGACAGAGCCCCGGCGAGACCTTCCGCGCCCGCTACGGCCTCACCCTCGGCGACCTCGTCCGGGCCGGCTGCGGGCTGCCCGTGCCGCGCCGGGCGGGCAGGACGCACAGCGGTGCCGAGGCCCGTGCCGCCGTCCGTGCCGCGCTGCGCCGGCCCGTGGAGGAGAAGAGCGGCAGGCACCGGCCCGTTAGGGGCCGTGAGCCGATCGTGCTGGCCTCGGGCAACCTCGGCCTGGTCTCCTTCCCGGACGTGCACCACCGTATGACCAAGGAGGAGATCGACGCCCGCCACCCAGCCCTGCTCAGCACCCTCGCCGACCACCCCGGCATCGGCTTCCTGCTGGTGCGCAGCGAGGAGCACGACGGCGTGGTGCTCGGCGCCCACGGCGTCGAGATCCCGCTGGCCGCGCTGGACGGCGAGCCCGGGCCGCTGGCGCGCTTCGGTCCCGGCGCCGCCGACGCCGTACGGCGCACCCACTCCTTCCCGCACACCGCCGACATCATGGTGAACTCCGCCCACGAGCCCGCCGACGGCGAGGTCCTCGCCTTCGAGGAGCAGATCGGCTCCCACGGCGGCCTCGGCGGCGCCCAGTCCCGCCCGTTCCTGCTCTCCCCGCTCGACCTGTCCGCGCCGGTGGGGGAGCGGGAGGAACTGGCCGGTGCCGAGCACGTCCACCGCGTCCTGCGCCGCTGGCTGCGCGAACTCCACGGCCCCGAGAGCCCGCTGACCGCCACCGCCACTGCCACCGCCACCGCCGAAGAGGAGGAGCGGGTGGCCTGA
- a CDS encoding MBL fold metallo-hydrolase, with amino-acid sequence MPVEITWWGHATCTVEDAHIRVLTDPLFARRLAHLRRRRGQVPPAGARRADVALVSHLHADHLHVPSLASLAAGTRLLVPRGAPRAVPALRRLRQVRVTEVVPGDEVRVGEVLIRVVPALHDGRRLPVGPRRSPALGYVVEGEARTYFAGDTGLFDAMAERVGPVDVALLPVGGWGPFLGEGHLDAGRAARAVARLAPRVAVPVHYGTYWPIGMDAVRPHEFHAPGDEFVRLAAEVSPQVVVRKLGHGESVRLEVAR; translated from the coding sequence GTGCCGGTGGAGATCACCTGGTGGGGTCACGCCACCTGCACGGTCGAGGACGCGCACATACGGGTGCTGACCGATCCTCTGTTCGCGCGGCGGCTGGCTCATCTGCGGCGGCGCCGGGGGCAGGTGCCGCCGGCCGGGGCGCGGCGCGCGGACGTGGCGCTGGTGTCGCATCTGCACGCCGACCATCTGCATGTGCCCTCGCTGGCGTCGCTCGCCGCGGGTACGCGCCTGCTCGTGCCCCGGGGTGCGCCCCGGGCGGTGCCTGCGCTGCGCCGCCTGCGGCAGGTGCGGGTGACGGAGGTGGTGCCGGGGGACGAGGTGCGTGTCGGTGAGGTGCTGATCCGGGTGGTGCCCGCGTTGCACGACGGGCGGCGGCTGCCGGTGGGGCCTCGTCGCTCGCCGGCGCTGGGGTATGTCGTGGAGGGCGAGGCGCGGACCTATTTCGCCGGGGACACCGGGCTGTTCGACGCGATGGCGGAGCGGGTCGGGCCGGTGGATGTGGCGCTGCTGCCGGTGGGAGGCTGGGGGCCGTTCCTCGGTGAGGGGCATCTGGACGCGGGGCGGGCGGCGCGGGCGGTGGCACGGCTGGCGCCGCGGGTGGCGGTGCCGGTGCACTACGGGACGTACTGGCCGATCGGGATGGACGCGGTGCGGCCGCACGAGTTCCATGCGCCGGGCGACGAGTTCGTGCGGCTGGCGGCCGAGGTGTCGCCGCAGGTGGTGGTGCGCAAGCTGGGGCACGGGGAGAGTGTGCGGCTGGAGGTCGCGCGGTGA
- a CDS encoding DedA family protein translates to MSGFVSATAFAAASTSAVPPESTQQAVGYPSLFLLVLIGALVPVVPTGALVSSAAVVAIHQAAPFSLALVFVTASLAAFAGDGALYWLGRRGMGSRSGSRWLEAIRSRAPEERAARARGKLVEHGVAVLVLSRLVPAGRIPVMLACLMADWPLGRFSRGNVAACLAWAATYQVIGIVGGSLFREPWEGVVVAVALTVVISAMPGVVRRFR, encoded by the coding sequence GTGAGCGGGTTCGTCTCGGCGACGGCGTTCGCGGCCGCGTCGACGTCCGCGGTGCCGCCGGAGTCGACGCAGCAGGCGGTGGGCTATCCGTCGTTGTTCCTGCTCGTGCTGATCGGTGCGCTGGTGCCGGTGGTGCCGACGGGTGCGCTGGTGAGTTCGGCGGCGGTGGTGGCGATCCATCAGGCGGCGCCGTTCTCGCTGGCGCTGGTGTTCGTGACGGCGTCGCTGGCGGCGTTTGCCGGGGACGGGGCGCTGTACTGGCTGGGGCGGCGCGGGATGGGGTCGCGCAGCGGGTCGCGGTGGCTGGAGGCGATCCGGTCGCGGGCGCCCGAGGAGCGGGCGGCGCGGGCGCGGGGGAAGCTGGTGGAGCACGGTGTCGCGGTGCTGGTGCTGTCGCGGCTGGTGCCGGCCGGGCGTATTCCGGTGATGTTGGCGTGTTTGATGGCCGATTGGCCGCTGGGGCGGTTCAGCCGGGGGAATGTGGCGGCGTGCCTGGCGTGGGCGGCGACGTATCAGGTGATCGGCATCGTGGGGGGTTCGTTGTTCAGGGAGCCGTGGGAGGGGGTTGTGGTGGCGGTGGCGCTGACCGTGGTGATCAGTGCGATGCCGGGTGTGGTGCGGCGGTTTCGGTAG
- a CDS encoding MBL fold metallo-hydrolase, with protein MTQQTHEPGSPPTTSTPTTPRPSPTTPAPPTAPASSTSPAPLTAPAPPTSPASPATPASPTAGTAIAPVPLAPPFPPLAEPRPLGELRVWPRTFHDRLTAPLPGLKALARFAREGAVRPGPEGLADIPRLPVEPAPLPRADPRALAVTWAGHASWIIRTGGLTVLTDPVWSRRILGTPARITPVGVPWESLPRIDAVVISHNHYDHLDAPTLRRLPRSTPVFVPAGLGRWFRHRRFSCVTELDWWEGAELDGIRFDFVPAHHWSKRTLTDTCHSLWGGWILTTGHGERLYFAGDTGYGHWFSRIGRRYPGIGLALMPIGAYDPRWWLSDVHCDPEEAVQATLDLGAHRMAPMHWGTFILSAEPVLEPLTRVRAAWEKAGLERGDLWDLPVGGSRVLEHSAPRGGRGTARTTTTNPQPEGNRTPGAATETAAPHPASH; from the coding sequence ATGACGCAGCAGACGCATGAGCCCGGATCGCCCCCGACGACCTCGACGCCCACGACGCCTCGCCCATCCCCGACGACCCCCGCACCCCCGACGGCCCCCGCATCCTCGACGAGCCCCGCACCCCTGACGGCCCCCGCACCCCCGACAAGCCCCGCATCCCCGGCGACCCCCGCATCCCCGACGGCCGGCACCGCAATCGCACCCGTCCCCCTCGCGCCCCCCTTCCCCCCGCTCGCCGAGCCCCGTCCCCTGGGCGAACTCCGCGTCTGGCCAAGGACGTTCCACGACCGGCTCACCGCCCCGCTGCCCGGCCTCAAGGCGCTCGCCCGCTTCGCCCGCGAAGGCGCCGTACGCCCCGGCCCCGAAGGCCTCGCCGACATCCCCCGCCTGCCCGTCGAACCCGCCCCGCTGCCCCGCGCCGACCCCCGTGCCCTCGCCGTCACCTGGGCCGGACACGCCAGCTGGATCATCCGGACCGGCGGGCTGACCGTCCTCACCGACCCCGTCTGGTCCCGCCGCATCCTCGGCACCCCCGCCCGTATCACCCCCGTCGGCGTCCCCTGGGAGAGCCTGCCCCGCATCGACGCCGTCGTCATCAGCCACAACCACTACGACCACCTCGACGCCCCCACCCTGCGCCGCCTCCCGCGCTCCACACCGGTGTTCGTGCCCGCCGGACTCGGCCGCTGGTTCCGGCACCGCCGCTTCTCCTGCGTCACCGAACTGGACTGGTGGGAAGGCGCCGAACTGGACGGCATCCGCTTCGACTTCGTCCCCGCCCACCACTGGTCCAAGCGCACCCTCACCGACACCTGCCACAGCCTGTGGGGCGGCTGGATCCTCACCACCGGCCACGGCGAGCGGCTCTACTTCGCCGGCGACACCGGCTACGGCCACTGGTTCTCCCGCATCGGCCGCCGCTACCCCGGCATCGGCCTCGCCCTCATGCCCATCGGCGCCTACGACCCCCGCTGGTGGCTCAGCGACGTGCACTGCGACCCCGAGGAAGCCGTCCAGGCCACCCTCGACCTCGGCGCCCACCGCATGGCCCCCATGCACTGGGGCACCTTCATCCTCTCGGCCGAACCGGTCCTCGAACCGCTCACCCGGGTGCGCGCGGCCTGGGAGAAGGCGGGCCTGGAGCGGGGCGACCTGTGGGATCTGCCGGTCGGCGGTTCACGGGTGCTGGAGCACAGCGCTCCTCGAGGCGGACGCGGAACGGCGCGCACAACCACGACGAACCCGCAGCCCGAAGGGAACCGGACCCCCGGCGCTGCTACCGAAACCGCCGCACCACACCCGGCATCGCACTGA
- a CDS encoding aminotransferase class I/II-fold pyridoxal phosphate-dependent enzyme — MRRTDPEGHGPVRYGPPLPGDGLPVLPELTAVLAAAASRADAQPVGGAPALLEAACGYWTRRGLPTVPDQVAAGPGAPALLLALTAALASDGADILVPRPCAAWWAPYARVLGRPAYHVPTPAESGGVPDPYALLETVRRVRAEGGDPQLLVLSVADDPTATVAPPELLHETVEAATAEDLHLVSDETWRDTLHQPHDTVLLSPAEMRPDRVTVVTDLAGSLLPPGWPAAVARFPATDTGLHLHARVLDILTALGARIATPVAAAAGYALDEPPPVTERREATVRLHARVAAAAHAALVAAGALARPPQAGRHLYADLGPLREPLAAQGVGDAQELEELLTARLGMPAPGGHRFGDDLGALRVRLATGPLLGGTDEERTECLTSPAPLELPHVRRALTFLTSVLDDLRDDAQRREPPR; from the coding sequence ATGCGGCGGACGGACCCCGAGGGACACGGCCCCGTCCGCTACGGCCCCCCGCTCCCCGGCGACGGCCTGCCCGTGCTCCCCGAACTCACCGCCGTTCTCGCCGCCGCCGCGAGCCGCGCCGACGCCCAGCCCGTCGGCGGCGCCCCCGCCCTGCTGGAAGCGGCCTGCGGCTACTGGACCCGGCGCGGCCTGCCCACCGTCCCCGACCAGGTCGCCGCCGGCCCCGGCGCCCCCGCCCTGCTGCTCGCCCTGACCGCCGCACTGGCTTCGGACGGCGCCGACATCCTCGTACCCCGCCCCTGCGCCGCCTGGTGGGCGCCGTACGCCCGGGTGCTCGGCCGGCCCGCCTACCACGTGCCGACCCCCGCCGAGAGCGGTGGCGTCCCCGACCCCTACGCCCTGCTGGAGACCGTCCGCCGGGTCCGGGCCGAGGGCGGCGACCCACAACTGCTCGTGCTGTCCGTCGCCGACGACCCCACCGCCACCGTCGCCCCGCCCGAACTGCTGCACGAGACCGTGGAAGCCGCCACCGCCGAGGACCTGCACCTCGTCAGCGACGAGACCTGGCGCGACACCCTGCACCAGCCGCACGACACCGTCCTGCTCAGTCCCGCCGAGATGCGGCCCGACCGGGTCACCGTCGTCACCGACCTCGCCGGCTCCCTGCTGCCACCCGGCTGGCCCGCCGCCGTCGCCCGCTTCCCCGCCACCGACACCGGACTTCACCTCCACGCGCGCGTGCTCGACATCCTCACCGCGCTCGGCGCACGCATCGCCACCCCCGTCGCCGCCGCGGCCGGCTACGCCCTCGACGAACCCCCGCCCGTCACCGAGCGCCGCGAGGCCACCGTACGGCTGCACGCGCGCGTGGCCGCCGCCGCGCACGCCGCCCTCGTCGCCGCCGGCGCCCTCGCACGCCCCCCGCAGGCCGGCCGCCACCTGTACGCCGACCTCGGCCCGCTGCGCGAACCCCTCGCCGCACAAGGAGTCGGTGACGCACAGGAACTGGAGGAGCTGCTCACCGCCCGGCTCGGCATGCCCGCCCCCGGCGGCCACCGCTTCGGCGACGACCTCGGTGCCCTGCGCGTACGGCTCGCCACGGGACCCCTGCTGGGCGGCACCGACGAGGAACGCACGGAATGCCTCACGTCACCCGCGCCGCTGGAACTGCCGCACGTGCGACGCGCGTTGACCTTCTTGACGTCGGTCCTCGACGATCTCCGCGACGACGCCCAGCGACGGGAGCCGCCTCGATGA
- a CDS encoding DUF6158 family protein: protein MQECRPPGFHPEVARGRDHGHDERGTTMTGVDPSRLDDQQLMKELETIHRTRHDTLLYGSNDALRAHNERMAQLEGEYLRRNPRRLVSAGRTREGARERHCGEATTPRTSGT, encoded by the coding sequence ATGCAGGAGTGCCGGCCCCCTGGATTCCACCCGGAAGTCGCCCGGGGCCGGGACCACGGACACGACGAGCGGGGCACCACCATGACCGGAGTCGACCCCAGCCGACTGGACGACCAGCAGCTCATGAAAGAGCTGGAGACGATCCACCGCACGCGCCACGACACCCTCCTGTACGGCTCGAACGACGCACTGCGGGCCCACAACGAGCGCATGGCGCAGCTGGAGGGCGAGTACCTGCGCCGCAACCCGCGCCGCCTGGTCAGCGCGGGCCGCACCCGGGAGGGCGCCCGTGAACGCCACTGCGGCGAGGCGACGACTCCGCGCACATCCGGCACCTGA
- a CDS encoding ABC-F family ATP-binding cassette domain-containing protein, translated as MGHLEAAHLEYHLPDGRTLLGDVSFRVGEGTAVALVGPNGAGKTTLLRLITGELKPHGGTVTVSGGLGVMRQFVGSVRDETTVRDLLVSVAPPRIREAAGAVDDAEHAIMTVDDEAAQLAYAQALADWAEARGYEAETLWDMCTTAALGMPYDKAQWRQVRTLSGGEQKRLVLEALLRGTDEVLLLDEPDNYLDVPGKRWLEEQLRQTRKTVLFVSHDRELLARAAEKIVSVEPGPAGADAWVHGGGFATYHEARRERFARFEELRRRWDEKHAQLKKLVLSLRQAAAVSHELASRYAAAQTRLRKFEEAGPPPEPPREQDITMRLKGGRTGVRAVTCKGLELTGLMRPFDLEVFYGERVAVLGSNGSGKSHFLRLLAGDDVAHTGEWKLGARVVPGHFAQTHAHPELHGRTLLDILWKEHAQDRGAAMSRLRRYELTQQAEQTFERLSGGQQARFQILLLELQGVTALLLDEPTDNLDLESAEALQEGLEAFDGTVLAVTHDRWFARSFDRYLVFGTDGRVRESPEPVWDERRVERPR; from the coding sequence ATGGGACATCTGGAAGCCGCGCACCTCGAGTACCACCTCCCCGACGGGAGGACCCTGCTCGGGGACGTGTCCTTCCGGGTCGGCGAAGGCACGGCCGTCGCCCTGGTCGGCCCCAACGGCGCCGGCAAGACGACCCTGCTCCGCCTGATCACCGGCGAGCTGAAACCGCACGGCGGCACCGTCACCGTCAGCGGCGGCCTCGGCGTGATGCGCCAGTTCGTGGGCTCCGTACGGGACGAGACGACCGTACGCGACCTGCTCGTGTCCGTCGCCCCGCCCCGCATCCGCGAGGCCGCCGGGGCGGTCGACGACGCCGAGCACGCCATCATGACCGTCGACGACGAAGCCGCCCAGCTCGCCTACGCCCAGGCCCTCGCCGACTGGGCGGAGGCACGCGGCTACGAGGCCGAGACCCTGTGGGACATGTGCACCACCGCCGCACTCGGCATGCCCTACGACAAGGCCCAGTGGCGCCAGGTGCGCACCCTCTCCGGCGGCGAGCAGAAACGCCTCGTGCTGGAGGCGCTGCTGCGCGGCACCGACGAGGTGCTGCTGCTCGACGAGCCGGACAACTACCTGGACGTACCCGGCAAACGCTGGCTGGAGGAGCAGCTGCGCCAGACCCGCAAGACGGTCCTGTTCGTCTCCCACGACCGCGAACTCCTCGCCCGCGCCGCCGAGAAGATCGTCTCCGTGGAGCCCGGACCGGCCGGCGCCGACGCCTGGGTGCACGGCGGCGGCTTCGCCACCTACCACGAGGCCCGCCGCGAACGCTTCGCCCGCTTCGAGGAGTTGCGCCGCCGCTGGGACGAAAAACACGCCCAGCTGAAGAAGCTCGTCCTGAGCCTGCGCCAGGCCGCCGCCGTCAGCCATGAGCTGGCTTCCCGCTACGCCGCCGCACAGACCCGCCTGCGCAAGTTCGAGGAGGCCGGCCCGCCCCCGGAGCCGCCGCGCGAGCAGGACATCACCATGCGCCTCAAGGGCGGCCGCACCGGCGTACGGGCCGTCACCTGCAAGGGGCTCGAACTGACCGGCCTGATGCGGCCGTTCGACCTGGAGGTCTTCTACGGCGAACGGGTCGCCGTCCTCGGCTCCAACGGCTCCGGCAAGTCCCACTTCCTGCGCCTGCTGGCCGGCGACGACGTGGCGCACACGGGGGAGTGGAAGCTCGGCGCACGCGTCGTACCCGGCCACTTCGCCCAGACCCACGCCCACCCCGAACTCCACGGCCGCACCCTCCTCGACATCCTGTGGAAGGAACACGCCCAGGACCGGGGCGCGGCCATGTCGAGACTGCGCCGCTACGAACTGACCCAGCAGGCCGAGCAGACCTTCGAACGGCTCTCCGGCGGCCAGCAGGCCCGCTTCCAGATCCTCCTGCTGGAGTTGCAGGGCGTCACCGCACTGCTCCTGGACGAGCCCACCGACAACCTCGACCTGGAGTCGGCCGAGGCGCTCCAGGAGGGTCTGGAGGCCTTCGACGGCACGGTCCTCGCGGTCACCCACGACCGCTGGTTCGCCCGCTCCTTCGACCGCTACCTGGTCTTCGGCACCGACGGCCGCGTCCGTGAGAGCCCGGAACCGGTCTGGGACGAACGCCGGGTGGAACGGCCCCGCTGA
- a CDS encoding histidine phosphatase family protein, producing the protein MRLLLVRHGETPSNVDHLLDTAVPGPGLTPLGEAQAAALPAALAGEDIEALYASTLLRTRLTAAPLAAARGLAVTVRDGIRELSAGDLEMLPGHSPQGELYLRTVFAWAAGDTALRMPGGESGAEALARYDAVVAEAAQSGAGTVAMVSHGAAIRVWTAARAGNVDVAFAAARPLENTGVVILEGSPCDGWKVLSWQGAAVAPAGETGPAGEPLGTAG; encoded by the coding sequence ATGCGTCTGCTCCTGGTCCGTCATGGCGAGACCCCGTCCAACGTGGACCATCTGCTGGACACCGCCGTACCCGGACCGGGACTGACGCCGCTCGGCGAGGCACAGGCCGCCGCGCTGCCCGCAGCCCTCGCCGGCGAGGACATCGAGGCCCTCTACGCCTCCACCCTGCTGCGCACCCGGCTGACCGCGGCCCCCCTGGCCGCCGCCCGGGGTCTTGCGGTGACCGTCCGCGACGGCATCCGCGAACTGTCCGCCGGCGACCTGGAGATGCTGCCCGGCCACTCGCCGCAGGGCGAGCTGTATCTGCGCACGGTGTTCGCGTGGGCGGCCGGGGACACCGCGCTGCGCATGCCCGGCGGCGAGAGCGGCGCGGAGGCCCTCGCCCGCTACGACGCCGTCGTCGCCGAGGCCGCGCAGAGCGGCGCCGGCACCGTCGCCATGGTCAGCCACGGCGCCGCGATCCGGGTGTGGACCGCAGCCCGCGCCGGCAACGTGGACGTCGCCTTCGCCGCCGCCCGCCCCCTGGAGAACACCGGCGTGGTGATCCTCGAGGGCTCGCCGTGCGACGGCTGGAAGGTCCTGTCCTGGCAGGGCGCCGCGGTGGCACCGGCCGGCGAGACCGGTCCGGCGGGCGAACCGCTCGGCACGGCGGGATGA
- a CDS encoding methyltransferase domain-containing protein, translating into MPKAQETAVYTHGHHESVLRSHTWRTAANSAAYLLGSLKPHMRILDIGCGPGTITADLAALVPDGRVTGVDAAPGVLEQARAAASARGLANVDFAVADVHALDYPDDTFCVVHAHQVLQHVGDPVQALREMHRVTKPGGLVAVRDADYATMTWYPLVPGLDHWLDLYERVARGNGGEPDAGRRLKAWARAAGLRDITATASAWTFATPEERAWWSGLWADRTLASSYAARATEGGHATPEQLRAVSEAWREWGRQEDGWFAVLHGEILCRKEA; encoded by the coding sequence ATGCCGAAAGCGCAGGAGACCGCCGTCTACACGCACGGGCACCACGAGTCGGTGCTGCGTTCGCACACCTGGCGGACCGCCGCCAACTCCGCGGCCTATCTGCTCGGTTCACTCAAGCCCCACATGCGGATCCTGGACATCGGCTGCGGCCCCGGAACCATCACCGCGGACCTGGCGGCGCTGGTCCCCGACGGCCGGGTCACCGGTGTCGACGCCGCCCCGGGAGTCCTGGAGCAGGCCCGGGCCGCCGCGAGCGCGCGCGGGCTGGCCAACGTCGACTTCGCGGTCGCCGACGTCCACGCCCTGGACTACCCGGACGACACCTTCTGCGTGGTCCACGCCCACCAGGTGCTCCAGCACGTCGGCGACCCGGTGCAGGCACTGCGCGAGATGCACCGGGTGACGAAACCCGGCGGGCTCGTCGCCGTCCGCGACGCGGACTACGCGACGATGACCTGGTATCCGCTGGTGCCGGGCCTGGACCACTGGCTGGACCTGTACGAGCGGGTGGCCCGCGGCAACGGCGGCGAGCCGGACGCCGGGCGCCGGCTGAAGGCGTGGGCGCGGGCCGCCGGGCTGCGGGACATCACCGCCACCGCCAGCGCCTGGACGTTCGCCACGCCCGAGGAGCGGGCCTGGTGGAGCGGCCTGTGGGCGGACCGCACGCTGGCCTCGTCGTACGCCGCACGGGCCACGGAGGGCGGCCACGCGACGCCGGAGCAGCTGCGGGCGGTGTCCGAGGCGTGGCGGGAATGGGGCCGGCAGGAGGACGGCTGGTTCGCCGTGCTGCACGGGGAGATCCTGTGCCGCAAGGAAGCCTGA
- a CDS encoding GvpL/GvpF family gas vesicle protein, whose product MSGLRYVYAVCRPFDTPLQAELTGVAGAPPGLLRHGGLIAVVSTVPAADFGEEALQAHLEDPAWLAATVRAHQGVIAALATVTTPLPLRLATVCEDDSVVRTLLETHADSFRRVLDRLEGRVEWGVKVYTEPATASSDSSAAVAGSVPVPAEALARSLHERLAGQAEDCRLRDPQECAPSGPAARSLLDAAYLVPRAHSEEFVELIDRTRAEEPGIRVELTGPWAAYSFTGEDAR is encoded by the coding sequence ATGAGCGGACTGCGCTACGTCTACGCCGTCTGCCGCCCCTTCGACACGCCCCTGCAGGCCGAGCTGACGGGCGTCGCCGGCGCCCCGCCGGGCCTGCTGCGCCACGGCGGGCTGATCGCGGTCGTCAGCACGGTCCCCGCGGCCGACTTCGGCGAGGAGGCCCTGCAGGCCCACCTGGAGGACCCGGCATGGCTGGCCGCGACCGTCCGTGCGCACCAGGGGGTGATCGCCGCGCTGGCCACGGTCACCACCCCGCTGCCGCTGCGCCTCGCGACCGTCTGCGAGGACGACAGCGTGGTGCGCACGCTGCTCGAGACCCACGCGGACAGCTTCCGGCGCGTCCTGGACCGCCTGGAGGGCCGGGTGGAGTGGGGCGTGAAGGTGTACACGGAGCCCGCCACCGCCTCCTCCGACTCCTCCGCCGCCGTGGCGGGCTCCGTGCCGGTGCCCGCCGAGGCACTCGCCCGGTCCCTGCACGAACGCCTCGCCGGGCAGGCCGAGGACTGCCGCCTGCGCGATCCGCAGGAGTGCGCCCCGTCCGGCCCCGCGGCCCGCAGCCTCCTCGACGCGGCCTACCTGGTGCCCCGCGCGCACTCCGAGGAGTTCGTGGAACTGATCGACCGCACCCGGGCGGAGGAGCCCGGGATCCGGGTCGAACTCACCGGCCCCTGGGCCGCGTACTCCTTCACGGGCGAGGACGCACGCTGA